The window ACCACAGAAAATCACAGAGCAGCAGTTAAACCGCCATACATAATTTATTAAAGAGGGTTTTAGTACTTACaattaagacattaaaaaaaaacaaccttaaaaaCAATCCTTCGTTGAACCTGCACAATGTGATCgggtgaaaatatttttatatgccTTTTCTGGGGCTAAAAACCAGAGAGTTTATAGGCTGCATCAATAGcaggacaaaaacagagacagcaTATTTTGGTGAAGTCTTTCAAACAGCAAATGCTCAAAAGATCTTTCAACAACTTACTCCCTGATACAAATGCACTGCCGATGCGGTCCACGTTGTATGCTGATTTGATAAGCCACGTACTCAAGAGGCTTTGTTCTGAGTTCACCTCAATGGCTCACCTTGCTCTCCCTCTCGAGCTCCGCTCTGAGCCACTCAAAGTCGCTGTACCGCCTCCGAACACAAGACTCCTTTAGCTTGAAGATGGGTAGGTTGGTctgcggacacacacacacacacacacacacggcaaaCTGTTAAAGCTGTCACTCTTAAGAGTTGCCTTGATTTGCAGAGGAATTTTCCTTAAACCCTTGGGGCCGTTACATGAGTGGAAGAATCATTTGTCGAGAAATGACCGAGATTTTCTTTAAGGCACAACGTAAAGCTCTGGCTAACATTTTGTCGATTGAAAACCCACGGTGACATCTTctaattgcttgttttgtctgaccaccagagtaaaattacaaaagataTTCTACTTAGAATgatacaaaagcaaaaaaatcagcaaatgctcagatttgagaagctgaaacaagaTAAttgttgacagttttgtttgataaatgattacttaatcaattatcaaaattgttgcagattactttttttgttcaatggctaatcaattaatcaaccgTATTTATAAAGATAGGGTTTTCTTGCCAGACACACCACCTGATGCATGATGGCTATTTTATAGTAGTGATGATGCACATGGTGTAccaatataataaaataatggatgcTTTCCCTTAGAGCTGAGAGAACAAATCGTTTAttcgatcgacagaaaattaatctgcaaccattttgataatcaatttatcgtttgaatctttttttttccccccagcaaaaatgcaaaatatccATTGTTTGAAGCTGTGAAGATTGTGTTAAGCAAACTtaatatgttttggttttagactgttggttggacgaAACAAGCAATCTCAAGAAATTAACCTGGGGCTTTAAGAAACTGTGAAGGGCTTTTTACACGATTTTCTGTGATAATCAAggaaataatcaacagattaatcaataatgaaaataatctttagttgcagccctacttccCTTTACATCAGGGAACTGACTCCATTATTTCCGGCACACTGGAACGTCTTGGCATACACCTTGTGTTATTAAAAGAAAGTTTGTTTTGGGTAATGTCACAGTATAACCACCATTAAGGTTAGTTTCCCCCATGAGTTAACTGGCAATATGTTAGTACTTTTGCTATGGTTACCTGTGGGCTAATACACCTTGTGATTAAACTGTTGACCAGAAACATGTTTCAAAGGgtgaaaatatgattaaaacaaCGACAAACAAAATCACGGGTTGTACTTCCTCTGCCAATAgtataaacagcagaaaattatcaatagaaagaagaaaaggacaATGTGAATGAAAGGTCttattgcattattttcagGTATAGCCTTCTGTAATCTACTCtgactttattaaaatgaaaaaaaggaggagaaaaaaaaaaaaaaaaaagactccttCAAAGATGAAGCAAACTGAATAGAAAAATTGGAAATGGCCTccagacaaaaaacaaccaaacaaaaaaacaaacaaattcacttATGTTTTGCTCACCAAGgtctgtctattttttttatgcGTTCGTGTATGCCAATGCACAGATGTGTGCATAATTCTAAGTTGCTGTCAACAAGCACTTGAGAATGAATTTCATATTAATAAGAGATGTTTCGACATTGACAGAGAACACTGAAGCAAACAGCACATTACAGCACAATGCCAAACCTCTTCACTAGTCCTGGCAGCACATGGCCATCCCATGACAATGTGcaaacaaagagagaatgaatgagCATTTCATCGTCAGACCACATTCAGAGAAGGTCAGAATtcatgggaggaggaggaatcaCAAGAGCCAAGCAGTTGAGCAAGTAGGTGCAGCATACGGTGTGTGAAGCAGACTGATCGATGAGCAGATGACTGTGACTGTGGGATGGAGAGTTAACTAGAAGGCTGAGTAAATGGctgaacaaaaatgaaaggaggTGGTgtaaaggaagaaaagaaaaactggagaGGTTGGGAGCTTCATCTGGTCTGTGCAGGACTAattgaggaggagggagagcaggagtgGTCTTTTCACTCTCATGGTCTCtccctttcagtttttttcctctttatttcccTTGCTCTGCGATAATAAGTCAGATTTTCTGCCCTTGAGACTCCTCTTGTGGTGTTTCAATGGGGGGAAAACACAGGCATCTgttctcttccctctctgctctgtcctctCTTCGGTCTTAAAAATTATGGATCCCACCCAGATTGGGTGGGAAAGAGCCAACacttttgataaaaatgttataaggataacgatgatgatgatgatgagagctgCAAAGCACCAACAGGACTGCGATATCATgtttgactgaaaaacaaatatcacaaataGAAATTACTAAAAAATAAAGCCAGTGGCCAGTTTAGTAGATACACCTGTCTATTTCAATCCAATCTGTcagctctgccataaattctacctttatAAAGATAATAATGGTCCATTttgacagacacagtcagagaggtAATAGCTTAACtactgtacatgtttgtttgttttttactgaagTTGTAGCTTTTAGTGGTGTTGAACTAGGCTGCATTATACTGagatgtgtttttcatgttttgccCACTAAATTTAGAAAcatcagggggaaaaaatattagaaacacaatTCAATATATTGCAGCCTGACACAACACCATCACTATGACCTCAGTAATACATACAGTTGAATTAATACCTCTCTGACactgtcaacaacaacaactggcCATAATAGGCTTCATAAAAGGTAGAATATGTGGAAGAGCTGTGGTACTGGATCGCAATAGACTGCGCGGATGCTCGTGACTGCCCAAAGtgtcattaagaaatggcaaTTAGGGGAACTGTGGAAGCTGAAACAGGATttggaagacaaagaaaactttcagataaaactgcacgTCTGCTGGGCAGACAGGCGAAGCAAAAGCCCCATATGACTGAGAAGCAGCTGCAGAAAGGTTTAGCTGTGACACGGGAGTGTCGGACCGCTCCACTGCGCAGCGTTGATGCACAAACGGGGTTTACATAGAAGAGTCACGTGAAGGCCTTTCATCCGAACACTTTTCCAGATGTTACTTTGCCTACTTCAGACATTGACTTTAGCGACGATGTTGCAGGTAAGGTTTCCTTCTAAAGACTCTTCCATCTAGACCCTGTTTGCGCATCAAAGCTGCACAGTTGAGCAGTCCGACGCTCCTGAGTCAGCTAAACCTTTCTGCCCAGACTGGTCTTCCAGATCTTGTCTTGACTTCCACAGTTGCCCAAAAAAGTTTTGCatatgccacaattactgtttcatttttttctatttttaaagtTCATGAGGTAAAAAGGTAACAGTGTATTAAAGTTTGACggctcatttttaatgtatgtcTGCTGCAGGGGTTTTATTTACGTCTTttcgctttaaaaaaaaagaaaaaaaaatcaacaaaatatgtaatctGGCCAGAGTTCTGCACACATCTGTACAATGTGTGCTGtctgtaagagagagagagagagagagagagagagagagagaggggtgtatgtttgtgtatctgAGAGAAAATTTTATTACATTGAATGAAGTTTGCTTGCACAGGAAAGAAGATATTACTGTCCTGTATCTTTAACACCGCCTGTATGTTGTAAGgtaatttctcttttcttctaatattgtgctttgtgtgtttgtgatttaaGCACAGATGATTATGTTAAATTCCTCCTTGTACATGATGCCGAATGATTTCAAACTCaataaaagtattcaaacccttatAATTAGGCCTCAACTTCAGTGTAAGCTGTAACATGaaatttgtttctctctcacccCATGACACAAGTTCGATTCTTTCTCCCACCACCACTGGCcacacagctttttttaaacaaacaaaccattttGTATCCATTTCTTTCCGTGACCTTTGTGGTGCCTGAACAGAATCAAAACATAGACAGAAACCACATTTCAATGtgtacatgtaaaaaatattttgaaatattgctGACCATCACAGCTCTTTTCTATAACGTCACACTTACTGTGATTAAATCAGTACCGCTGGTGAAACAGCCTGGTTAAGATGACAGTTACAATAATAGGAGTGCTGTCTTACTCTGGTTATAATCGAAGAGGTGCCTGTATACTCACTGAGTCTCTGCCACTCCCTCTTTCCCACTGAGTTTTTGTGCGACTCACCAGCCCTGAAACCTTCTCTTTCCCACTTATTTCAAGTTCGCTCCAGGTAAAGTTGTCAATGAGCCCCtcactcctcctctttctcaggTCACAGGAGAAGTGGATTATCTTAGCTTTATCGCCCCAGTGCTCTAGCATTAACTCCACTCTCCTCTCACCATGGTCTGTCCCTGCTGCGTCATGTTACCTCACAGCATGTAGCACTGCAAAGTTAATCCCCATCACAACAGATCACATTTACAGGTAATCTGCCACCGCCGTGACTCTAATCCCATCATgtgcacacagaaaacacttaaCTGTGCGCAAGCACACACTGACGTACATGAGGTATGCATGCACAGGTGTTAAGTATAAAGGTTCGACCGGTCATACAGttaacaatgtaaacaaaatagCACAAAGCATTCAAGCTtgtttgtacacacacagtcgAACCATCTCCAGACAATGAGGTTAGCAGTGAGAGTGTAAGGAAAGAAAGTCACCTGGCCTTTCAATCCTCTCGCCCTCTCAAACCCTGTGATTAAGAGATTGGCCTTGGAGGACAAGGGGAGGACCGAAAACGACAGAACTGAAAAATGAGAGGTCTCActcactcttcttctctctcacacacacacacacacacacacacacacacacacacacacacacacacacacacacacacacacacacacacacacagaaagaggcGGTGCGTGGGAGCTCTACGAGTCAAAGATCAGGTTTCTCTGGCCTCTGTTCTCTTCATGGCTGGTTAGAGGTTAGGGCCCGGGTGTCTCAACTTACTGGCCCCTGCAGTGATTGGGACATGGGACCAGCCCAGACCCAGCCGGGTCTTAGCATTTCATTAATTGTCTAAAAAGGCACACTCTGTCTCTCGCACTTTCTAagggatgaaataaaaagataacGGCGGTGAAAGAAAGTAAAGTTAGCAgagggacaaaaataaaatctccaaatttgcaaaaagtcaaataaatactttaaagaATTAATGGACAAATTTAAAGAAGGCTAGAAGAGAAAATGCTGTATCTTTAAATAAAAGGAGCATAAAGCTAGATGTACTTCTTTCAAAGTAGACCTCCTAGCTTCACTTTCCATTTTGAGTGTACAAGGTGCAATCTACGCTCCATAGGAGGAGCGTGTGATTCATAATGTGTGGGACACAATACCTCAGGCTCATTGAAAATGGGTTGAAAAGAGGCAGAACCCTTAAAAACAGcgaggcagagaaagagggaaagaggggacAAAGATCACTCATCTCCTGAGAGAATAGTTCAAGGCCACCGTGCATTAGCTTTTAGCAGGATGGATTAAGTCAAGTTTGAGAGTGCGCATCCTAAACCTCCCCCATGCCCCCATCTTACCCCTCCCATATACTCCCCTTTCAGAATAATAGCATTAAAAATGGCAACATAATACCATCTCATTGCATCATAtttgaaaatgggaaaaaaaaaaaaagacagggaacAAAAGCGTTAAGGCTATGGGTCTTTTGCTCTCGCCTCTCCATGTACTCTCTCACTCGTTCCCTCGCTTGCTGGCCCCTGCGGCCTGACAGCCTACCCTCTCTCCGACTCGCCTAGCTGGCAAAAAGCTGCTTTGTTGCCATAGTATCAACTCCCACTTTTGATACTGTCATTTCAAGTAGGATATGGTAGCCTTGATACAATATGTTCCCTATTTCCATTAAAATAGTTGTCGAAGAGGATGCTGTAGACTTTGGATTACACTTGACTGTGCCTGACAAgcgcccccccaccccaccccacccccactcccCATCTCTCCCCATTTTATTAATGACCAAAGGCCCCCGCCCCAATGCCCaaatggaaaagagaaagaaagagagacggagaagCTATGGGAGTAGAGAAGAGGAGGGGTAGAAGactgagtgagagtgagagacagagctATAAGAGGCCTTTTATGTACTCCTATCCATAAACAAAGTGAGATCCCAAAGTTCGCTCCCTTGAATGTGCTCTCTGGATGAGATGGGAACCAACTAAAGACAAGAAATTTTTGATAATACCCAACCCACcgctccccctccccctccccctcacacacacacacacacacacacacacacacacacacacacacacacacacacacacacacacacacacacacacacacacacacacacaaaccctaaCTCCAACCCCGTTTGCTGAGggtccacacacatacactatgCTACTTGAGGGGTTCCTCTCAAAccagcaaaaaccaaaaaaccattAAGATGATACAGTACTATAGGACTCTTCTGAATAACTCTGTCCATTAGGAATATGAAAAACAtgtgcagaggcagaaaaaaaaaaaaaacactttttcaatTTCAGAAACTACACTTAAAATGAAGGGATTTAGATGAGAGCAAAAATTCGTTGTTTCAACACGACCCTGGACATTACAAGTCTGCTCAGGCAAAATGAGATATCCGCCTCCATTCAGTATGAACTTAGCTTCCACCTCTTTAAAAACCTGAATGAAAGAAGTGGATTGATCCCATTGATTTCAAACACCAAATGCAGGCCTGGCTGTCAACAAGTGACTGTGCAACTGCTGGCTTCTCACATGATAATCTAATCCTTATACAATTTGTCTCACCACTAGTTTAATGGACATTCAGACACTACCAATGAGTCACTAACCAAGTGCATAAGCTGACAGTCATTTAAACAGAGTCAAGGCAAACTTTACATTATCATAGAAAGAACAAGGCTTTGATCTGGtgtttacagtatacagtataccacATTTACTTATCACGGGGACTAAGATAACCACACTATGATTCAGTAAAACTGACGACACACAGCTGGGAGCGAAATGTAATAAGTGGGCAATGGGATGAAGGCTGGTGAGGGGGTGGCTTTCTGCCCTCCCATGAGTGGGGGGTGTGGGGGTAAGGATGGGGAATAAACACTCCAGCTCCCCCACACCCTGGCCTGTTTCATTCTTCTCTTCGCTCAATGAGGGGATTAGGCAGACTGTCTCAGTGCGGCCACAAGGGCTCTCTCGATTTCAGATGGATAGCAGAACAGCGGTTAGAACACAGGAAAAGGGAGTGAGTTATAAATAGAAACTGTATAGCAAAATtagataataaaatgaaatgagttCTAAATATCATAAGCAAGAGGGAGATAAAAAAGAGTAACACAAATGCTATGCATTCCAGGCCTTGGCATTGTGGCTAACGCTCTTAACATGCTGGAGATGGAGTAAAATGCCTCTAAAGAAAGCTgaagaaaggagaaggagagaagcaaagcAAAGTTGACACCACGTTTGTTGAGAAGTGAGGGATGCGCCGCTTCTTCTGTGGTCTTATGCAAAGCAGGGTCACACAGGGCTATGAGGTGCACAATAATGCTGATTACACGCATATGCTAATTATTACACGCTAATCAAGTACAGTAGCCTTATATTCAACACTAATGCCTCGAGACGGCTTCTCTTCCCTCAACCCGTTTCTTTAAGGTAAAGGGAAACTATAAATACTTGAGGGCTGCTAACCAATCTAAATACTCCAGGCCACTAACTACAGGGGTGTCAGTCAACTGAAATGACAATTTAGAGATAAGAGATGAGGCAAACAGATGAGCCTAGTGACTGCCTGACAATTTCAGACTCTGAGTGCAGCCTGCACATTCAGAATGCATACAATAGACGCCTGGAATTGTTGAattactgtaaaactgtacGTAGTGACAGAAATGCTGAAATATGAATGTCttaggaaaaagaaacagtcaaTTCTGAaattagtgcagttttaaatagAACAATACAAACTTTAACTGTGTCGGCGAACTGGTTTTCTTCATTGTAAACTAAACCTATTTGTCTTGATGTGTCTACAACTGAAGGCTTTTGTAGTTGATTTAAACAATGCCTCATTTTAGTTTGCCAATTCATTCTTGATATTAGAAACAGCAGttgcaaaaaaacattctcCGTCCAAGGCTCTTTTCATGGATGACATTGATGTATGAATATCTACAGATCGATGACAACTGAACAAAATCCAGCttctgatgaagaccatgtgatatggtCGAAATTTCCAGGACAAGTGGATAAGTGGGCCTTGAGTGGAGATGTTTTTGTCAATAATTTAGTTTGATCATTTTCTGCTATGTGGTAATTCACTGAAATTCAGTACAAACGCTGGTTAAAAGTggtattaaattattttttcaattgattTGGTCTTGACTTTGAAGTTGCGTGtgtctgtgaaagaaaaaatacaaaatagagGATCTATACGTTGCAACAGCTAGGATTTTCTGACCATTACTCATCGCACTGATTGCTCAATAATGCCACATTTCTGGGCAGTATAAGCCAATAATCTAAAATGCCACATTTCATAATCATTTAGATAACAATCATATGTGATTCTTTAGATTAAACTTTAGAGCTACCAACTCACCAGTGGATGGCCGAAGCCTCTCTAAGAAGCAAAGTATTTGTTCTTCCCTGTAAGTTCTTCACTCGAGTAGGAGGAAGGAAATGTGTTGTGGGGGGTGGGGATGGGGCCAGGCTGGAGAGGATCAGGGAGCATCCTGCATCCTGTCTACAGTTTCAGAGAAGCTGACATGCTGAGTTATTTTCCCCATTTAGCCCAGTACTGGAGTACAATACTCTGAATGACTTATGATGAATAATCAGTCAAACCAGGAAAGTTACAACGTAAAACATTCTTAGACCAATCAACATCCCCCACTAAAGCAGTATTAATATGATGTGTATATTAAGGAGAGAGCTGAGCATTTGGTCACATGGGCCTACTTTCAGTTGAAGTTGACCATTTAGTGTGAATAATGCTGTTATCTATTCTTTGCAGTCAGATCATAGGGTGTGGCTGGAGTTCCACTCTTAACTGTCCGGGAGGGCTTTAACGTTTTGAAAGGGGCTATTTAATAATCGTCTTTTCGGCTCACTAGAGAGGTTATATAAGTTCATCTTATTCGGACATTTGATCTCATGTGAACTGATAAAGCAGCATCAGCCCGAATACCTGAGGCTAATGTAAACAAATCCCCCCTCTGGCAGAGGGATAGCAAAGTGTCTGTTACAGTTGAAGCAAATAATAGCCGGttcactttactttttaacCTCGTTGTCGAAAACCCTTTGACCTAGCAAAATCCAGACAAAAACATCGGCTCAACGCTAACGTCAGTAAACAAACGTTAACTCGTGAGTAGCTAATCACTGTTAGTTAATTCAGACGAGTGTCACTAGCCTGCTAGCTAGCGTTGGCTAACTCTTTTCGCAAGTAACTCCTTACTATTCCTGGATTGTCATTCACACGAATGTCGACTTTGTGATAATGCGTGCGTCTTTTTGATTGTGGCATTCCTGATGTCAAGATGTCATAAGtttctttttccacagaaaagaCGGTCGCTAGCTCAGGTAGCTAGCTTACAAGCTAAAGACATTAGCAGGCTCACCTTCAGTCTGACTTCATACGTGGTATATCTGCCCCTGCCAACCCCGATGGTCTCAGGGTTGCTCACATCAATCTCTAGAAAATTACTTGGGGGTCCATAAGCGTCATTTAAGTTCTGAGGCTTAGTGAAGAGCCGTCTTGTATCAGCTATGGTGTCACCCATTTCTCCCCGTCCTTCTAGCTGCTACGGCTATTATTAAGTTAGCCAGAATACAAACATGTACATCCCGATGctaactttcaaaataaaagatttggCGAATATTGTGTCCAATTAATAAAAAGTATAGTGGAAAAGACGCACTGCTTCAGATGA is drawn from Xiphias gladius isolate SHS-SW01 ecotype Sanya breed wild chromosome 4, ASM1685928v1, whole genome shotgun sequence and contains these coding sequences:
- the snx3 gene encoding sorting nexin-3, which encodes MGDTIADTRRLFTKPQNLNDAYGPPSNFLEIDVSNPETIGVGRGRYTTYEVRLKTNLPIFKLKESCVRRRYSDFEWLRAELERESKVVVPPLPGKALIRQLPFRGDDGIFDDSFIEERRQGLEQFLNKVAGHPLAQNERCLHMFLQEESVDKNYTPSKIRQA